From the genome of Aeromonas hydrophila subsp. hydrophila ATCC 7966:
GTAACCGTTGGGCTGATAGATGGCCCGCACTATGTCCAGATAGACGCCCCTGCCATCCGGCTGGCAGAAGCCCGGCCAGTCATCGCAATAGACATAGAGGGGATCGGCCCGACCCGGCCAGCAAATCAGCAACGTCAATGAAAGCAACAAACGAATCATGTCTTACCGTTTCTCCGCAGGCGATGCCATTTGCAGCCGCGCCCAAGCCATTCCCCATGATATGAAGATCTGCCGGCAACGCACCTCTTTTTCCCGGTTTTGCGAGCGAGTCGAGGGTTATTGCCCGCTGAATCGGTATTATTGACAATAAGATTCATTAGTAACCCAACATAGGGGAGCCTTCATATGCCATCCATTAAAACTCTGCTCTGTCCGGTCGATTTTTCCCAGATGTCACAGGCCGTGCTCGACTATGCCGTATTCATGGCCCAGAGCCACAAGGCCGAACTCAAACTGGTCCACGTGGTGGATCAACTGCACGGCTTCGACAGCTACAAGATCCTGCACATGACCGCCATCGAGATCACCCACGAGATGGAGCGTCAGGCCAAGAGCCAGATGAAGGAGCTGATCGCCAGCCTGCCGATCCCTGCCACCTTCGAGGTGCGCTTCGGCCGCGCCGCCGACGAGATCGTCGTGCAGGCCAAGGAAGAGAAAGCCGACCTGGTGGTGATGGGCAGCCACGGTCGCTCGGGCATCAGCCATCTGCTGGTAGGCAGCGTGGCCGAGTCCGTAGTGCGCCATGCCCCCTGCCCCGTGCTGGTGGTGCGCAAGTAGCCGCAACGCCAGACTCACTGCAAAAGGCCAGCATTCGCTGGCCTTTTTATTTGGGTTCGCGGGCCGGCCTCAGCCGTGGGCGTAGATGACGCTGCCCCCCTTGATGATGTCGATGATGGCCCTGGACTGCTCCTTGGGCAGTGCGGGGCAGCCCCAGCTGCGGCCCAGCTTGTCATATTTGCGCAGATGGCGCGGGCTGGCATAGTCGGCGCCGTGCACCACGATGGCCCGCTTGCGGGCATTGCTGTTCTGGCCAGGGCTGAGGCCGTCGAGGCGCAGCGAATAGCCGTGCTTGCCCTGATAGGTCTCGGCGGTGCGATAGACTCCGAGCGAGCTCTTCATGGAGTTGAACTGGTTGGAAAACTGGTTGGCGGCCAGCTCGCCCGAGTTGCGGCCATGACTGACCCAGGTGTGGTAGAGCAGCTTGTGGCGTTTCACGTCGATGACGAACAGCCGGCGCATGGTCGAAGGTTTGCTGTAGTCGATGATGGTGAGAATGGGTTTGCGCTTGTGGCGCACGCTCTGGTAACTGTTGATGGCCTTGCGAAATACCTGTTTGTCGAGCTTGCCGGCCAGCCCCAACTGGCGGTAGAGATCCTGATCCCAGCTGGCGTGGCTGTTGCTGCTGAAGCAGAGCGCCCCCAGCAGCAGCGGCAACCCCAGCCAGAGCGCACCCCAGCGCTTCATCCAATCTGTTTGCTTCATCCTTGAATCTGCTCCCGTTTTTGTGGCTAGCGCAGCGCTCAAAATATCGCCACACCTCGCTGGATAGTTATATGCAAGCCCCTGATAGCAGGCAAGAAAAAAGCAAAAAAATGCCGACCTGAGTCGGCATATTCACAGAGGACCACAAAGACGTCAGGCGCGACTCAGGTAGTCCGCCAATCCCACCCACTTGTAGCTGGTGAGCTCGGTCAGCCCCATGGGGCCGCGGGCATGCAGCATCTGGGTCGAGACCGCCACCTCGGCGCCCAGCCCGAACTGGCCACCGTCGGTGAAGCGGGTGGAAGCGTTGACGTAGACCGCCGCCGAACCGGCCCCGTTGACGAACCGCTCGGCATTGGCCAGATCGTTGGTGAGGATGGCATCGGAGTGGCCGGCGTTGTGCTCGCGCATATGGGCCAGCGCCTCGTTCACATCCGCCACCAGCTTGACCCCCAGGGTCAGCGAGAGCCACTCGGTATCGAAGTCTTCCGGGCCGGCGGCACGCAGGCTGTCGGCGCCCGCCAGCAGCGGCATGGCCTCGGGAGTAGCGACCAGGGCCACCTTGCGCTCGTTCATCAGACCCACCAGCTGCGGCAGCAGGGTTGCGGCGACCTTCTCATGCACCAGCAAGCTGTCGAGGGCATTGCAGGCGGAGGGGCGCTGCACCTTGGCGTTGTCGATGACCGCCAGGGAGCGCGCCAGATCGGCGCTCTCGTCCACAAAGATGTGGCTGATGCCAAAACCACCGATGATCACCGGAATGGAGCTGTTCTCCTTGCACATCTTGTGCAGCCCGGCACCGCCGCGGGGGATGATCATGTCCACATAGCGGTCGAGGCGCAGCAGCTCGCCCACCAGCGCCCGATCCGGGTTGTCGATGTATTGCACCGCATCGCGCGGCAGGCCGGAGGCCGCCAGCGCACTCTGGATCACCCGCACCAGCTCCAGATTGGAGTGGAAGGTTTCGCGGCCGCCACGCAGTATGCTGGCGTTGCCGGTCTTGAGGCAGAGGCTGGCGATGTCGATGGTGACGTTGGGACGCGCCTCGTAGATGACCCCGATGACCCCGATGGGCACCCTGCGGCGGGAGAGGCGCAGGCCGTTCTCCAGCACCCGGCTGTCAATTTCGGCCCCGACCGGATCGTCCAGAGAGATCACCTTGCGCACGTCCGCCACGATACCGGCCAGCCGGGCCGGGTTGAGCAGCAGCCGATCCAGCATGGCGTCTGACAAGCCCGCCGCACGGCCGGCGGCGATGTCTTTCTCGTTGGCGGCCAGGATCTGGTGGCTGCGTGCCTCCAGCTCGTCGGCGATGGCGGCCAGCGCCCGGTTCTTCTGCGCCGTGCTGACAGTGGCCAGCTGATAGGCGGCTTCACGGGCCGCCTGCCCCATTTTCTCCAGACTCATCTCTCTTCCCTTTGGTTCTTGCGGGGCCGCCCGATGGCGGCGTCCCCCTTATCTTGATGTGCCGCTGCCCTTGCGTTGCAGCGGCTGGCGACTCACAGCAGCACCATGTCGTCGCGGTGGATGGCCACGGCGCCATAGCCGTAACCCAGCACCTGCTCGATGTTGTCCGAATGGACGCCGCGCAGCTTGTCCAGCTCCAGATGATTGTAACGGCAGATGCCGCGCGCCAGCTCGGCACCCTTGGGGTCGAGAATGCGCACCACGTCGCCACGTACGAAATCGCCCTTAACCGCCACTATGCCCTTGGGCAGCAGGCTGGAGCCCTTCTCCTGCATGGCGGCCACGGCGCCCTGATCCACCTGCACTTCGCCGTGGGGAGGAGGCCCTGCCAGGATCCAGCTCTTGCGCCCTTCCAGCGGCGACGCCAGCGCCGGGAACAGGGTGCCGATGCGCTCGCCCTTGGCGAGACGGCCGACCACTTCCGGCATCTGGCCGGTGGCGATCACCACGTTGACGCCGGCCCGGCGCGCCACGTCGGCGGCCTGCAGCTTGGTGGCCATGCCGCCGGTACCGAGCCCGCTGACGCTGTCACCCGCCAGCTTGCGCAGGGTGTCGTCGATGGTCTGTACCTCTTCGATGAGCTGGGCATCCGGGTTGGTACGGGGATCGGCGGTAAACAGCCCCTTCTGGTCGGTGAGCAGGATCAGCAGATCCGCATCGGCCAAAATGGCGGCGCGAGCGGAGAGGTTGTCGTTGTCCCCTACCTTGATTTCGGCAGTCGCCACCGCGTCGTTCTCGTTGATGACCGGGATGATGCGGTGATCGAGCAGGGTCCGCAGGGTGTCGCGGGCATTGAGGTAACGCTCGCGATCTTCAAGATCGGCGCGGGTCAGCAGCATTTGACCGATGTGCAGCCCATAGAGGTTGAACAGATCCTGCCATACCCGGATCAGCTGGGTCTGGCCGACGGCCGCCAGCATCTGCTTGTTGGGCAGGGTTGGCGCCAATGGAGGGTGGCCCAGATGCTCACGGCCGGCCGCAATGGCCCCCGAGGTGACCACTACGACCCTGTGGCCGTGACGGTGCAAGGCTGCACACTGTCTGACCAGCTCGACCATGTGGGCACGATTGAGCTGGGAAGATCCCCCGGTGAGCACGCTGGTGCCCAGTTTGACGACTATGGTTCTGTTTTCCATGGGAGCAAAAAGGCTGAAATATAAGGAATCCCTTTATACCCACGGCCCTGTTGCCCTGCAAGGCAATTAACACCAAGGCAGCTGCGGGTGCAGGCAAAGCGGAGCAAGCAGCAAAGAAACGCCCCGCCAGCCGATGGGTGGCTGGCGGGGCGGCGGGTCATCAGGCGGCGGTGACGGTCAGCTCGTTGGTGACCTGCTCGGCGGGAGCGAGCTGGCAACCAAGCTGGTGCAGCTTGTCGCTGATGAGCTTGTAGAAGTGGTTGAGGGTACGCTCGACTTCAGCCTGATGCTTCTTGGGCAGCGGCTTGTTGAGCCACTCCCCTTCGGCGTTGTAGAAGCCGACCTGATAGTGATAGCTGAAGCTGTGATCCTGCTGCTCCAGCACCAGCCACCAGCCCCAGAATTCCCGTTTGTCCGGCGCCGGCTTGGCGCTGACACAGACGGAAAGGCAGTCGAAACGGTAACGCCCCTCTTCACACAGGTCCTCACGTAAATAGGGGCCAATCGCGGCAAACTGCCTCAGCAGTCGCTTGTAGGTCACTCTTTCTGACATGTTAACCTCCCTGTTGAACAAGCCACATCACCCTGGGATGACGTTATATTTTAGCGCTATATCATGTACATAGGTGCTTCTTGAGCCAGTCGACCATCTCTTTCAACGCCTCGTCGTATACCTCCAGCAAGGGTTGTTTGTCGAACACCACCGCCTTGCCGTTACGGCTGGCGGACGCCAATGCCCGGACATCCTGCTCGGGACAAATAAAATCTTTCTTGTGTCCAATACTCAATATCGGCACGGAAGTGCGAGTCCCCAGCAATCCCTGCGTCTTGAGTGAAAATACCTGGCACTTGGTACGCAGCGACTCCCACTGGGCCGCATCGGCCCCCAGCCGGTTGGCCAGCCCGTCCCGCATCATGCGCGGGCAGCGGGCAAACATCTCCTGATTGGTAAACACCTGATTGACGCCGGCGCCGATGCAGACCACGGTCCTGAGCTTGAACGGCTCGATGAAGGCGAGCCGTGCCGCCACATTGCCCGCCAGGCGAAAGCCCACCATGGCGATGCGCTGGTGATCGACCCAGGCCACTTCGGACAGATGATTCAATACCGCCTGATGCAGCCGGCTGGTGTCCTGCACCAGCGGCCAGTGCTCGGCATAGCCGATGCCCGGCATATCGAGCGACAGCATGCCGATGCCGTTGGGCTCCAGGCACTTGAGATAGAAATTGAGGAAGTCGACCTGCAGCGAGTCGATGCCGCCGCTGACGATGACCAGGGGCACCGGCTTGTCGGTGGTCGGCAGGTGCAGGTAGCCCTGAATGTGCTTGCCGCGAAACGGCACCTGCAGCTCCTTGAGCGGCACCTTGAACAGGCGTCCCGCCTCGCGGTAGGCCATGTTGCCGAGCAGCTGGGCCTGATCCGCCAGCTCGTCATTCTTCAGATGGGGATAGCTGGCGATGGAGTAGTAGCGCACCGCCTTGAGCAGGCTCTTCAGGGCCGCGGCCCGCTCGCCCTGTGCCACCAGCTCGCGACCCCGGTTGAAGTAGCGGCCGGCCAGCTGGCTCCACTCATAGACCCAGTTGCCGGGCACATAACCCTTGATGGTATCCAGGAAGCGCTCGTGGGTACGCTCGCCCTCTCCCATGGCGATGCAGGCCAGGGTCTGCTCCACCTCGACCGGGTCCGCCCCCTGCCAGGCCCAGGTCGGCCGGCGCAGCAGACGATACCAGCGCGATGACATGGAACCGTCGATGAAGGTCTCGTCGACATTGTCATCCTGCTCCGCGACCGGGCTGGAATTGGAGACTTCAGAGGTCTCCAGCACCTTTTTTACCCGGGTAAAGAGCTTCTCGGTCAGGTTAAGGTCGTCGTTCAAGTCCAAAGCTATTACTCATACTGTCATGCAATGGCTCCATCTTAACCACTTTTCCCGCCCGGCAGCCAGTTGCACCACAAAAAAACAGGGCTCCATATAGGAGCCCTGTGAAGCTGATTCGCTGCTTACTCTTCGTCGCAGATCGGCGTGGCAAACTCCAGCGCCATATCCCACGGCTGTTCGATCCAGGTGTCCTGCGGGATGGCGACTTCGAAGTCATCCAGCAGTTGCTCACCCATCGGCTTGGCGAAGATCGCAATGAACTTGGCCTTGGGGTAGAGCTCGCGGATCGCCTTGGCGGTGGTGCCAGTGTCCACCAGGTCTTCCACCACCAGCCAACCTTCGCCGTCACCCGCAGTGGTGGCGGCCTTCACCACCACCAGATCACGCTGGTTGTTGTGGTCATAGCTGGAGATGCAGAGGGTTTCGACGTTGCGGATGCCAAGTTCACGCGCCATCAGTGCAGCCGGTACCAGGCCACCGCGGCTGACCGCGATGATCCCTTTCCACTGGCTGACGGGCAGTTGACGACGGGCCAGACGGCGCGCTTCACGTTGCAGGTTGTCCCACGACACATAAAACTTTTTCGGCATACTATCGATCTCAACGAGTTATAAAAACAATCACTTAAGACTTGAAAACCCGTGCAGACGCACGTGATTTCGTTAATGCTGACGGCCCTTTTTCCCAAATTCGGCTTGCACCGCGGCCGCCTCGGGAGAAGACCCTCGGCAGCGAAAACAGATGCAATGGAAGCAGGATGGGCAGAGCTGGCGGTCATGTCACAGAGAGGGCAGGACCGCAGACAGGCTGTTGGGCGGGCATGATACCATCGTTTGCGGATAAATTGACTGGCAAACGTATGCGAAATGCAGGAAAAAAATCGAATCAAGTCCGGCTGACTCCCTCTTTTTCCCTCTCCCGGGCGACGCTCGCCGAGCAGCAGATAAAAAAATAGCAGGGGGGAGGATGGATTCCTCACTCGCCTGCTGTTTTCGATCTGCCTGTCAGCCTGGCCGGCAACCAGCCTTAACGGCGGCTGGCGTAGGGGTTCGGATAGTTGAAACCCTGGGTATAAAGAGACTGGGCGAACCAATAGGTTGAATTGCTGCCTGACATCATAAACTCCTGATTGCTTAACAAGTTACGTACCTTAATGCGGGTTCAGATCCTTGAACGGACACTCGGTTCCATGGAGGCGCACTTGCTTTGCTTCGGTTCCCTGGAGGCATTCATCGTCATCCTGACGGGTGGCGAACCACGGTCGTTAATTTACCAGCCGGCGCCATAAACTCAATATTTTTGTGATGCGAGTCACAAATTTTCTTTTGTGCTGGTTCGTTTCGTCCATACCGGAGCTGTACGCTGCCATTCCCCCGCTTGCCAGCACAAGCCGCCCGCAATTTGCGCTGATCGCTCACATTTTTGTGTGATTGACTGTATTATCGTTATCCTCTTGCTCGCCCCGCTACCGGGGCCCTGTCATCTTCCGTGCTGGTAAGGAGTCCCGACGTGGCACAGCTTAGTTCTCTCTCTCCCAAACTGATTTGGCATTTCTTCGAACAGATCTGCTCCATCCCCCACCCTTCCAAGCACGAAGCCCAGCTGAGCGCCTGGATCGTCCAATGGGCACAAGGGGAAGGTCTGGCGGTCAAGCAAGATGCCGTCGGCAACATCATCATCAAGAAACCGGCCACGCCGGGGATGGAAAACCGCAAGGCCGTGGTGCTGCAGGCGCACATCGACATGGTGCCGCAGGCCAACGCCGACACCCAGCACGACTTCACCAAGGATCCCATCGATGCCTACATCGACGGTGAATGGGTCACTGCCCGCGGCACCACTCTGGGCGCCGACAACGGCATGGGCATGGCTGGCTGCCTGGCCGTGCTGGCCGACAAGACCATCAAGCACGGTCCGCTGGAAGTGCTGCTGACCACCGACGAAGAGACCGGCATGACCGGCGCCTTCGGTCTGGAAGCGGGCTGGCTGGAAGGCGAGATCCTGCTCAACACCGACTCCGAAGAGGATGGCGAGGTCTACATGGGCTGCGCCGGCGGGGTGGATGCCAATATCCGCTTCCCGCTGGAGCTGGTTGCCGCCACCGAGGGTGAAGGTTTCGAGCTGCAGGTCAAGGGCCTGCGCGGCGGTCACTCCGGGGTCGACATCCATCGCGGCCGCGGCAACGCCAACAAGCTGCTGGTGCGTCTGCTCAAGGCCGCCGAGCCGCTGGGCGTGCGTCTGGCCGAGATCCATGGCGGCACCCTGCGCAACGCCATCCCGCGCGAGGCCCGTGCCAAGCTGCTGGTGCCCGCCGCCAGCGTCAACGAATTCAAGGCCCTGGTTGACCGTTATACCGGCATCTACCAGAGCGAGCTCGCCGCCACCGAAGCCAACCTGACCGTGCTGCTCACCACCCAGGAAAAACCGGCCCAGCTGATGAGCGAGTCCCTGCAGGCCCGCCTGCTGGACTCCCTGATGGCCTGCCCGAACGGCGTCATCCGCATGAGCGATGCCATCCCGGGCGTGACCGAGACCTCCACCAACCTGGGGGTCATCAAGACCCAGGATGGCGAAGTGTACGTACAGTGCCTGATCCGCTCCCTGATCGACTCCGGTCGCGAGAGCGTCGAACAGATGACCCGCTCCCTGTTCAATCTGGCTGGCGCCAGCTGCGAGTTTACCGGCGCCTACCCGGGCTGGGCACCGAACGTGGACTCCCCGGTAATGGCGCTGGTGCGCAACAGCTACCAGACCCTGTTCGGCGAGATGCCGAACGTCATGGTGATCCACGCCGGCCTCGAGTGCGGTCTGTTCAAGAGCGCCTACCCGGAGTGGGACATGGTCTCCTTCGGCCCGACCATCCGCGGCGCCCACGCCCCGGGCGAGAAGGTACACATCCCGGCAGTAGAGCGGTTCTGGCAACTGCTGGTTCACGTGCTGGAACAGATCCCGGCCAAATAAGCCCGCAGGTCAAGGCCGACCGGCCACACCACATACCCCGCCAGGTGCGGGGTATTTTTTTGCCTGCTCCCGCCAGCCCTTGGCATGTTTTCCCTCGAAACCGCCGGACGGCTCTGCCGCCCCCATCCGAGGCTCAGCCAGACCCGTCAACCAGACCACGGGTATCAATCTGAGAGCCTGCTGAAACCGTCTCCATAAGCAACCTTGGATTTGAAAACCCTTTCTATGATTTATGTAAATTTACAACACAAAAAGTTGATCCAGCTCACAGAAGGCCATAGGATCAAAGCGTGACCCAGGTCACAGATAACAAATCAACGACAGAGCAATGAGGTGAATATATGTTTGAGAATCTGGCAGTTCTGTTCCACCTGAAGGGTGTAACCAGCAAGAAAGGCGTCGTAGAGAAAGATACCTATGCGCCGGCAACCCGCAACTACTACTTCCGCTATGGCGCCTGATGCCGCCAGCGGGCAATTTCGTGAAAGCGTGATCGAACATTCAAGTAGTAAAATTACAAAAAACAGCAATCCACACAGCAGCCATCCCCTTGCGGGGGAGCTGTCCTGCCCTGGCCAGATGTTCCACGGCCAAACCTGAACTCCAACCATGAAGATGGGGCCCGCAGGCCCCATTTTTTATTCGCTGTTTCCCGTGCCATCTTGCTGCGATGCGGGCACCGGCATCATACCGCCTTTCCCAGGGGGATGACCTCGGCCAGCGGCAACGGCGTGTGGCAGGCCACCTGATGATCGGCCCCGTCACACGGCTGCAGGCTCGGCGCCTTGGTGCGGCACAGCTCGCTGGCGTAAGGGCAGCGCTGATGAAAGTGGCAGCCGCTCGGCGGCGAAATGGGAGACGGCACATCCCCCGTCAGCAGGATGCGCTGGCTGCGCCGACGCGGGTCCGGCACCGGAATGGCCGAAATCAGCGCCTGGGTATAGGGGTGGCGGGGCGCCAGATAGAGCGACTGGGCCTCGGCCAGCTCGACGATCCTGCCCAGATACATCACCGCAATCCGATCCGAGATGTGCTTGACCACCGACAGGTCGTGGGCGATGAAGATGATGGCGAGGTTCATCTCCCGCTGCAGGGTGAGCAGCAGGTTGACGATCTGGGATTGCACCGACACATCCAGCGCCGACACCGCCTCGTCACAGACCAGCAGCTTGGGCTTGAGGGCGATGGCCCGGGCGATGCCGATGCGCTGGCGCTGGCCGCCAGAAAACTCATGGGGATAACGATCCACCGCACTGCCGGGCAGCCCCACCTTCTCCAGCAGCTCCTGCACCCAGACACGCCGCTGTTCGGCGTTGCCCTTGCCGTGGATGACGAAGGGCTCCTCCAGGATCTGCCCCACCGTGTGGCGGCTGTTGAGGGATTCCGCAGGATCTTGAAACACGATCTGCATCTCCTGGCGCAAAGATCGCATCTCCTTGGGCCGGAGGTGGGTGATGTCGCGCCCCTCGAAGGTGATGGTGCCGGCGGTCGGCTCGAACAGCTTGAGCAGGGTGCGCCCCAGGGTCGACTTGCCGCAGCCGGACTCGCCCACCAGCCCCAGCGTCTCCCCCTGCTTGAGATCGAAGCTGATGCCGTCCACCGCGTAGACATGGTACTTCTTGCGCAACAAGCCACCGCCCAGCTGGAAGTGCTGCTTCACGTCGCGCACCGATAAAAGCGTCTTCATACGGCTAGCTCCCTCCAGTGGTGGCAGGCCACCCCATGCCGCTCGGCGAGCTGCTCAGTGGCCGGAATGGCGCTCACGCAGATCTCGGTGGCATGGGGGCAACGGTTGGAGAAACGGCATCCGGCCGGCATCTCGTGCAGGGCGGGCACCTGCCCCTTGATGGTCTTGAGCAGGCTCTTGGGCTCATCCTCGAGCCGCGGGATCGAGCTCATCAGACCATGAGTATAGGGATGGCGCGGGTGGTCAAACAGCTCGAACACATCGGCCTGCTCCACCGCCCGGCCGGCATACATCACCACCACCTCGTCGCACAGCTCCGCCACCCCCCCGAGATCATGGGTGATGAAGATGATGGCCATACCGGTCTGGGCCTGCAGCTCCTTCATCAGCTCCAGGATCTGGGCCTGAATGGTCACATCGAGCGCCGTGGTCGGCTCGTCGCAGATGAGCAGCGCCGGCTCGCAGGCGAGCGCCATGGCGATCATCACCCGCTGGCGCATGCCGCCGGAGAGGTTGTGGGGATAGACGGCAAAGCGCTGGGCGGGCTCGGGGATCCCCACCTTCTGCAGCATGGCGATGGCCGCCTCCCTGCGCTGGGCCTTGCTGTAGTCGGGGCGGTGGAGGCGAAACACCTCCATCAGCTGATCGCCGACCGTCTGCACCGGGTTGAGCGCCGTCATCGGCTCCTGAAAGATCATCGAGATGCGGTTGCCGCGCACCTTGTACATCTGATCCGGCGCAAGCGACAGCAGCTCCTCCCCCTGAAAGCGAATGGAGCCTCCTACCACCTGGCCATGGGGCTTGGGCAGCAGCCCCATGATGGCGAGCGAGGTGACGCTCTTGCCGCAGCCGGACTCGCCGACCACCCCCAGCGTCTGACCGGGGGCCACCTGGAAGCTGACTCCGTCGAGCACCTTGATCTTGCCGTCATCGACGGCAAACTCCACCGCCAGATCGCGCACCTCCAGAATGGGGGCCTTGCTCTGGCCATCCTTCCCATGCTCCCGGACACCGGGGTGAGGAGCCTGTGTGTTGGACATGACTGCTGCTCCCTTCTGCGCCATATCAGTGACGTGCATAGGTCTTGTCGAGCAGGTTGATGGGCGCCAGCGCCTCCCCTGCCTCCTTGGCTTTCAGGGTCTCTTCCTTCACCTTGGGATCGAGCCAGAGCAGGCCGCCACTGCTGTGGGGATAGCCGTCCATGGGCCAGTAGAGCAGATCCGGCGTGTTCTTGGTGGCGGGCACCTCGGGCAGCATCACGTAACGCCAGCTGCTGGCCCGCACGTAGTTGAGCTGCACCCCGGGCACGAAGATGGCGAGATCATAGATACGCTGCTGGATCTGGCGGGAGAGCTCGGCCCGCTTGGTCATGTCGAACTCGACGTTGTAGGCATCGATCAGCCCATCGAGCTCCTTGTCAGCCACGTTGAACAGGTTGTTGGTCTGCGGCTTGTTGGCATTGGCCGAGTGGAACGACTCCCAGTACTGCGGGTAGAGGCCACCGCCGCCCCAACCAAGCCAGGCCGCCTCGTGTTTTTTCTCCAGCATCGCCTTGAAGCCGGTGGCGCCATCCACCAGGTTGAGCTCCAGATCCAGGCCCGCCTTCTTGGCCTCTTCTTTGAGCACAGTCAAGCGCTTGGAGTGCTCCTGACTGGTGTAGGTGAGCGCCAGGGTCAGCCGATCCCCCTTGTCGTTTTGCAGGATGCCGTCCGGCCCCGGCTTGGCGTAACCGCCCTTGGCAAAGTAGTCGCGCGCCTTGGCGATGTCATAGGCCCGCTCCGGCAGCTGCATGTCGGTGAACTCGCCAAAGCCCGAGCCGAAAGTGGTGGCTCTGTCATAGTCGCCGCGCAGCACGGTTTTAATCATCTTGTCGATGTTGAAGGCGTGCTGGATGCCGAGCCGCACGTTGAGGTCAGCCAGCTTGGGATTGGCGACATTGAGGTGAACCCCCTGCCCGCCCTGCTTGGTGTCGGTCATGGCCATCACCTTCTGCACGTATCCCTGCTTGTATTCGGGGGTAACCGCTTTTTCATGCCACCAGTTGGGCAGGATCATCTCGAAGGTATCGAGCTCCCCTTTCAGGAAGTGACGAAAGGCGATGTTGTGATCGCGGATCACCTGCACCTTGATGGTGTCGAGGTTGAACCTGTGCTGGTTGTAGCGATCGTCCTTTGCCCACCACTCCTTCTGCTTGCTGAAGGTGATGGACTTGCCCTTCTTCACGTCGCTCATCACGTAGGGGCCGGTGTTGGGCACCACGGCCCAGTTGTATTGCTTCACCCAGTTGGGGGTGAGCTTGTAGTAGTGCTTGGGCTGGGGCCACAGCTCGGTGGTGTTGAGCAGGTCCAGCTTGGCCTTGCGGGTACCCGCCTTGACCAAAATGGTATGGTCGTCAACCTTCTCCACCGCCACCACTTCGGTGGTGTAGTAGTTGTTGAACCAGGGCCCCTGGATGTCTTTGGAGCGCATCATCTCGTAGCCGAAGGTGTAGTCATCGGCGACCACCGGCTTGCCGTCGGACCACTTGGCACGCGGATCCAGCTTGAAGTAGACGGTCTGGTTGTCCGGCGCGATGGCCCAGTGGGTCGCGAGCGACGGAATGGGGTTGCCGGTATTGGGGTGGAAGCTGATTAGCCTCAGCTGGTTGTCCATGATGAAGGAGCGGAACGCGCCGTTGGAGTCGGGCCCCACGGTGCGAAACGTCAGTGGGAAACTGTCCACGAACATGGTGATGCTGCCACCAGGCAGCGCCTTGGGCGAGGCGAACACGGGGTCGGTGTCGTTGGTCTCCCACTTGAGATCCGCAGGCAGGCTGGCCGCCCACACCCAGGATCCGTTCATCAGCACAAAGAGAGCACCTATCCATTTGATTTTATTTTTCATGTTTGACTTCCAGGTCATACCCCTGCACTGGGGGCTTGTCGATTCAAGGGTGAGCAACCCGGGGCCATAAGCCCGCCCCAGGTCACTGATAACGGGTAAATTTACGCGGATCAAACGCCTCGCGGATCGCCTCGCCAATGAAGGAGACCATGATCAGCACCAGGCTCACCGCCGCCACCACCGAGCTCACGATCCAGATGGCATCCAGGTTGTTGATGCCCTGGGAGAGCAGCTCCCCCCAGCTCGGGGTGGGCGGAGCCAGGCCGAAGCCCAGATAGTCCAGCGCCGTCAGGGTGGAGATGTTGCCCACCACGGCAAACGGCGCCAGGGTGACGATCATCATCAGGGTGTTGGGCA
Proteins encoded in this window:
- a CDS encoding aminoacyl-histidine dipeptidase, coding for MAQLSSLSPKLIWHFFEQICSIPHPSKHEAQLSAWIVQWAQGEGLAVKQDAVGNIIIKKPATPGMENRKAVVLQAHIDMVPQANADTQHDFTKDPIDAYIDGEWVTARGTTLGADNGMGMAGCLAVLADKTIKHGPLEVLLTTDEETGMTGAFGLEAGWLEGEILLNTDSEEDGEVYMGCAGGVDANIRFPLELVAATEGEGFELQVKGLRGGHSGVDIHRGRGNANKLLVRLLKAAEPLGVRLAEIHGGTLRNAIPREARAKLLVPAASVNEFKALVDRYTGIYQSELAATEANLTVLLTTQEKPAQLMSESLQARLLDSLMACPNGVIRMSDAIPGVTETSTNLGVIKTQDGEVYVQCLIRSLIDSGRESVEQMTRSLFNLAGASCEFTGAYPGWAPNVDSPVMALVRNSYQTLFGEMPNVMVIHAGLECGLFKSAYPEWDMVSFGPTIRGAHAPGEKVHIPAVERFWQLLVHVLEQIPAK
- a CDS encoding ABC transporter ATP-binding protein; translation: MSNTQAPHPGVREHGKDGQSKAPILEVRDLAVEFAVDDGKIKVLDGVSFQVAPGQTLGVVGESGCGKSVTSLAIMGLLPKPHGQVVGGSIRFQGEELLSLAPDQMYKVRGNRISMIFQEPMTALNPVQTVGDQLMEVFRLHRPDYSKAQRREAAIAMLQKVGIPEPAQRFAVYPHNLSGGMRQRVMIAMALACEPALLICDEPTTALDVTIQAQILELMKELQAQTGMAIIFITHDLGGVAELCDEVVVMYAGRAVEQADVFELFDHPRHPYTHGLMSSIPRLEDEPKSLLKTIKGQVPALHEMPAGCRFSNRCPHATEICVSAIPATEQLAERHGVACHHWRELAV
- a CDS encoding extracellular solute-binding protein; protein product: MKNKIKWIGALFVLMNGSWVWAASLPADLKWETNDTDPVFASPKALPGGSITMFVDSFPLTFRTVGPDSNGAFRSFIMDNQLRLISFHPNTGNPIPSLATHWAIAPDNQTVYFKLDPRAKWSDGKPVVADDYTFGYEMMRSKDIQGPWFNNYYTTEVVAVEKVDDHTILVKAGTRKAKLDLLNTTELWPQPKHYYKLTPNWVKQYNWAVVPNTGPYVMSDVKKGKSITFSKQKEWWAKDDRYNQHRFNLDTIKVQVIRDHNIAFRHFLKGELDTFEMILPNWWHEKAVTPEYKQGYVQKVMAMTDTKQGGQGVHLNVANPKLADLNVRLGIQHAFNIDKMIKTVLRGDYDRATTFGSGFGEFTDMQLPERAYDIAKARDYFAKGGYAKPGPDGILQNDKGDRLTLALTYTSQEHSKRLTVLKEEAKKAGLDLELNLVDGATGFKAMLEKKHEAAWLGWGGGGLYPQYWESFHSANANKPQTNNLFNVADKELDGLIDAYNVEFDMTKRAELSRQIQQRIYDLAIFVPGVQLNYVRASSWRYVMLPEVPATKNTPDLLYWPMDGYPHSSGGLLWLDPKVKEETLKAKEAGEALAPINLLDKTYARH
- a CDS encoding ABC transporter ATP-binding protein, producing MKTLLSVRDVKQHFQLGGGLLRKKYHVYAVDGISFDLKQGETLGLVGESGCGKSTLGRTLLKLFEPTAGTITFEGRDITHLRPKEMRSLRQEMQIVFQDPAESLNSRHTVGQILEEPFVIHGKGNAEQRRVWVQELLEKVGLPGSAVDRYPHEFSGGQRQRIGIARAIALKPKLLVCDEAVSALDVSVQSQIVNLLLTLQREMNLAIIFIAHDLSVVKHISDRIAVMYLGRIVELAEAQSLYLAPRHPYTQALISAIPVPDPRRRSQRILLTGDVPSPISPPSGCHFHQRCPYASELCRTKAPSLQPCDGADHQVACHTPLPLAEVIPLGKAV